In Nostoc sphaeroides, the genomic window AAAATCTTCTTAAGACGACTGAGAAAAGTTTATAGTCCGTTTTAACGGACTTTAGCTATTAGCCCGGAACTTCAGTTCTGGGCGGTTTCTGTCTGCAACGAAATAGCCCTGTTATATTTTCACGTTAGCTTGTCTTTCGATTCGGAGTTGGCGCAGTTTTTCTGACACTGGCGGCGGATTAAGCCTCTGTTCTTCTCGAATTCTATGACCGTGTTCTATCCAGTTTTTGATGTAAGCACTGACAGTTTCTTTGTTTTGCAGATAATAAAGAATTGTTGCATATACTTGTTCTAAAGATATTGTTTGATAAATTTGGGCAATTTCTTCTGGAGAACGTCCACAATCAATGTATTCATAAAGAATTGTTTCAATACCAATTCTTGAGTCTTTTAGTCTAATGTCTTCAGAAGAGAGAAAGTTGAAATACTCTGCGATATTTTTGGTAGACATAGATTAACCTATATTCATAGTTAGTTATTATATATAGTAATCTTTTTGTTCAAGCGATAAGCTTGACGGCATAGCGATCGCTTACCGCACTACATTAACGCTTTGCAAAAAAATGCGATCGCATTCTTAGCTAGCTAGATTAAATTGAAAATCTGTAGCTGGCTTTAAACAACAGCATAATTTACTATTAATATGAGAATATATTGAGGATAAAGCATCCTACAATTCAAGGATGTGAGACTATGCTGCATATCTAATAATCTCAACTTCTGCGCCATTATTAACAGCCACTTCTGCCCTTTCTAGGACTTGTTCAGTGATTGAATCACTTAAATAATATTCCCCACAGTTATCACAAACTTCTGCTGGAACTTTTTTAATTACAATAATACAGTCATCTCTTTCCAAGGTAACAGTTACTAAACCTGGTTGAGTTTCTCCGTGCTTGCAAATGACACATCTCATAATTTTTGTATCCTATTTCTAAAATCATTTGACCAAATATTGGGGTCAGGAATATAAGCAGTTACTATATATCCTGTATCTGTAGATTCATCGTAGGAACATACGACATGAATTGGTTTACCTTCTACAAAATCAAATATTAGATAACTGGGAAAGGGTGTGTCATCGAGATTTTCTTCTATTACTTCTCCATAAACGATTACAGATTCTACTTCCTTTTTACTTATTCGACGATAAAACATCTGTTGGATAGCATGACGGGAAAAACTAGATTCTGACAATACATGAATATTTATTACAAACTTAATATAAAACTATGGTTTGATAAGGTGAACAGTTGAAAATGGATAGATTTTAAATCTTCTGGGCGTTATTAACTTTTTCTCCTGCTCTAATATCAGTTAAGTCATCATATACTGCTTGGGGTATATTCACTTGACCATAAATATTTTCAAGCAAAGACAATTTATCTACCTTTGCTAAACTGCTAAGAGGTGAAGTATTACTAACAATAATCATAGCCAACCTGTCTCTTGAAGAGTTTTAATATCTTCTTCAAACTCTTCTACATCATAGTGGATAGAGATATTACGTTGAGCAAGTAATTGTTGAAATTCTACATAATTCATCTCAGCAATTTTACTGGCTTTACCTAGACTAACCCTTTCTTGTTGAAAAAGCATAACCGCAATTTCTACTAATAGTTCACTCGCTGTCATTCGACTAGAATTTAGAATTTCATCAGAAATAGTTAAACTCATAATTTAATCTCCTTAAAAACAGCAAAATGTCTGCAAAATTAGCCCCGAAAATTACCCAAGATGAGCTAATTTGATCAAGCGAAACTGGTCTTAACCAAATATCTATTATAAACGATTATTTTACCTGTGTCCCTATCCTGAAAATCCTTATTCAGACATTTTCACGGCTGGATTAAAGATTCTTCAGACTGGCGATATTTAGTAATTAACTTACGTGTTTTTAGGGGTGAATAAAGCAGCATGGAAAGTGCGGGTAAACTGGTTCCTGTTAGTGCTAACAAAATGAATAGATTTAAAAAACCTGCTATTATTCCAGTTCCTACACTAGCTCCAAATCCTAATATTAGTAGTATCAGCACAGTTGTAAATGAGTCTTCAGCCAAATCTATAAGCCAATACAGTTCAGTTAAAGATTTTTGGTACTGATTTTAAACCTGTAGACACGCGAAATTTCGCGTCTCTAGCAAGGTTTTTCGGCTTAACTGAACGGTATTGAGTTATAGGTGGAGGAAATTTCTATCAAAATTGCCCCTAAAAGTCTTCCTCTGCGTTCTCTGTGCCTCTGCGGTTAAAAATCTTAACGTATCATCTAGCGATCGCATACCGCTATATTGGCGCAAACGGTTCTGGTAAATCGAGTCTGGTAAAGGCAATTTTAGGAATCAATTCTATGAGACTGTTGGCGAATTGATAGGGGGTCTAACCCATCAGCCCCAATCCATCTTAATTTCAGTGCGTTTAAACGCACTTTAGCTATGAGCAATCAATTTATTGCAGGGCGGGAAAGCAACGCAAAACCAGGATTTTAGGGATGGGGGGTTAAACAAGAAAGTAAATCGACCAACAGTATCTTCTATTCGCCAGGGCTGAACTAGCACATCACGTCACCCAAATCTATGACTCCGCAGCAGAAGCCGTAAAGCATACAGGCAAGTTATAATTCTCTTGCGGATCAACGTAACAAAAATTTATGAGTAACCCCCTTGTGCAAGCCTTTTTCGTAGGCAGAGCAGTAGCTGAAGTAGTTAATGAGCGTTTAGAGGTCGCTTTGACCGATGCTTTGAGTGATCTGGGCAAATTTGATGCGGAAGCTAGAGAGCAGCTGCGCCAGTTTACAGACGAAGTTCTAGAGCGGGCAAATCGGGCAGCAGAAGCTGCTAATGGTGGACAAAGTACCACAGGTACTAGACAAGGCACTTCTGATTCCGGTGACTTGCAAGCAGATATTGATGAATTACGAGCAGAAATTGCCCTGTTACGAACAGAATTGCAACATTATCGTAGAACTTCTGCATAAATTTTAGTCATTAGTCATTAGTCATTAGTTATTGGTCAAAAATTATGCACAAATGACAAAGGACAAATGACAAAGGACACTTCAAAAAAAACAGTTTAGGAATCAAAGTGTCTTTTCTTTCAAGGAATTCGGTTGCAAACCAACGGTACACAAAAGTATATGGAACAAGGTTATTCAGATAAAGCATACCGTTGGAATCGGGAAAAATACTCTAGCAGACGGCGTTTTGTGGACATTTGGTCTTTTGTCTTGACCTTATTGTTCAAACTTTGGCGATACAACAAATCTTGGAGTTATCCGGGTGGTGTGACTGAGGCAAAGCAAGCCACAAGACGCAAAACCCAAGCGGTGTGGATTCGCAATACCCTGCTAGATTTAGGCCCAACCTTCATCAAAGTAGGGCAATTGTTTTCTACCCGTGCTGATATATTTCCAGTTGAATATGTAGAAGAACTAGCCAAGTTACAAGACAAAGTACCGGCATTTAGCTATGAGCAAGTAGAAGCGACCATTGAGAGAGAACTAGGCAAGAAAATTCCTGAACTCTTCCATAATTTTGAACCGATTCCTTTGGCAGCTGCTAGCTTGGGGCAAGTACACAAAGCTGTGCTGCATAGTGGGGAATCGGTTGTTGTCAAGGTGCAACGTCCTGGATTAAAGAAGTTATTTGAAATAGATTTACAAATTCTTAAGGGAATTACCCGCTATTTTCAAAACCATCCCAAATGGGGACGGGGGCGAGATTGGTTAGGTATTTATGAAGAATGTTGTCGCATTCTTTGGGAAGAAATTGATTATCTCAACGAAGGCCGTAACGCTGATACTTTTCGCCGGAACTTTCGCGGCTACGATTGGGTGAACGTCCCAAAAGTATACTGGCGTTACGCCTCGTCTAGAGTGTTGACTTTAGAATATCTCCCTGGAATTAAAATTAGCCAATACGAAGCTTTAGAAGCAGCCGGTTTGGATCGAAAGGCGATCGCTCGTCAAGGCGCTCAAGCTTACTTACTACAATTACTCAATAGTGGCTTTTTCCACGCCGATCCTCACCCAGGCAATATTGCTATTAGTGCAACTGGTGCTTTGATATTCTACGATTTCGGCATGATGGGGCGGATTAAGTCAAATGTCCGTGAAGGACTAATGCAAACACTGTTTGGTATTGCCCAAAAAGATGGCGATCGCGTTGTCCAATCTCTAATCGATTTAGGCGCGATCGCCCCAACCGATGACATGGGCCCAGTCCGGCGTTCCGTCCAGTACATGCTGGATCATTTCATGGATAAGCCTTTTGAAAACCAATCAGTAGCAGCAATTAGTGACGATCTTTACGAAATAGCTTATAATCAGCCATTTAGATTTCCAGCAACCTTCACTTTTGTGATGCGAGCCTTTTCTACCTTAGAAGGGGTAGGCAAAGGTTTAGATCCAGAGTTTAACTTTATGGAAGTTGCCAAACCGTATGCAATGCAGCTTATGACCGATATGAATGGTTCTGAGGGGAATAGCTTTATTAACGAATTAAGTCGTCAAGCAGCTCAGGTAAGTAGTACCGCGTTTGGTCTACCACGTAGATTAGAGGATACCTTAGAGAAGCTAGAACGGGGAGACATGCGCTTGCGCGTTCGGTCTATCGAAACTGAACGCCTATTACGCCGACAGAGCAGTATTCAGCTCTCAATAAGCTATGCTCTGTTAATCAGTGCTTTCACCCTTTCAGCTACGATCTTAGTCGTTACCAATTATGCATGGTGGGCACTAGCGCCTGGTTTAATTGCAGCAGGGCTTTCAGTGATCCTAATCAGACTACTTTTACGCCTTGACCGTTACGATCGTATGTATTAATTGTTGCAAAAATAATTTATGAAACTTAATTTCACGGGTTTTAGCGATCCGGGACTTATTCGTTCTAATAATCAGGATGCTTATTATATCGACCCACAAGGGCGGTTTTTTGTTGTAGCCGATGGTATGGGTGGTCATGCGGGAGGTGAGGAAGCAAGTCGGATTGCCACTACGGAAATTCAAGCCTATTTGCTGGCAAATTGGCAATCTCCTAAGTCTTCCCAAGAATTGCTAGAGCAAGCTTTGTGGGGTGCGAATGAAGCGATTTTGCACGATCAGCAAAATCATCCCGAACGCGCCGACATGGGTACAACGGTTGTAGCAGTAATTTTTCGCGCCCCAGAGACGCCCTGGTGCGCTCATGTTGGCGATTCGCGGCTGTATCGCTTCCGAGAATCGCACTTAGAACAAGTAACAGAAGACCACACTTGGGTAGCACGGGCAATCAAAATCGGTGACATCACCTTAGATGAAGCACGATCGCATCCTTTTCGTCATGTACTATCGCGCTGTTTAGGACGTGAAGACTTGCATCAAATTGATGTGCAACCACTAGATGTAAAAGCTGGCGATCGCTTCCTGTTATGTAGTGATGGTCTAACAGAAGAACTTGTCGAACACAAGATTGCTAGCTGTCTCCAAGACACTCCTTGGCTTGATAAAGCCGCCATCTCTCTAGTTGAGGCTGCCAAAGACCAAGGAGGGCACGATAACATCACAGTTATCATCGTCTCACTCGACTAAATAGTTATTGGTTATTGGTCACTTGTACTGAGCGGTGCCGAAGTATTGGTCATTGGTCACTTGTACTGAGCGGTGCCGAAGTATTGGTCATTGGTTAAGAGTTACCAGCTATTGGACAAAGGACAAATAACAAATGACAAATCTGGTAGATATACTCAGCAATTTGTTCAGCATGAGCATTTTTACTTTTTACAATTTGATACAAATATTTTTAGCCTCCAAAGTGACTTAAAAGAGGGTAAATTTGCATAAATTGGTAGATTTACATCTTGCACGTCATAAGGTAAAGCGACTATAATTCACGCTTATTACCATCCATTCTCCAACCTCCTTAAAGTCCAATCCTCCAAAGCTTTCTCCATATTGGGCGGAGACAGCATCTTAGTTTTTCTCAAACAGGGAAACTATGTAGGATTCAGGACAAAATTTGCTCATCTCCTCAAAGGAGAGTTATGCAAAGCAAAAAGGAATCAAGAGGTAGTTATACCTATCCAAGACCAAAAAGAGAATATTTTCCGGAATATGGCTTGGCTGACTTGGGTGGTATATCAGTAGGATTAGGTGCAAGATATCAGAGCAGAAAAAGTCCACACTTCGGATGTGGGCAATGTGTCAAACACTTGTTATCTTTCTTAATACGGAGGAACAAATGTTGGACAGATATCAGTCCAATTCTCCCATTTGGACTTCTGTAAGCGATATCACCTTTACTCGTTGTTTTTTCGGAGTTAATTATGAACCAACCAATGAAACTATCCTTGGAACAGCAATTCAGCATCTGCTCATTTGCTACTCAGGTGCAAAATATGAGCCACGATCAAGCTAAAGACTTTTTAGTAAAGCTCTATGAGCAAATGGTCGTGCGCGAGGCAACTTATCAAGAGCTTCTTAAGCACCAGTGGGGCTTAGATTCCGGTTCCACTATGGCATAGAGTCGTTCTACTGTCGCAGTGGGCGACCTCCTTCTCTTGCTTGGTTCCAAGGAGGAAAACAGCTGGGGATGTCGGGGCGTCAACTTCGATAACTAATTTTGCAAAGGTTGGACAAAAATTAAATTAAAAAAACTAACAAGGAGTAAACTTTTCGACGATACATCTGCTAGAGTCTAAACTTACTTTAATTTTGTAGTACAAATCTACTTTTGGCTTTAGACAGACTTCCTTTTGCTTCGTCTAGTGTGAGAATTAACCTGCGTAAATTTACAATCCACCGGAATATAAACACAGAAGGATTGAGAGAGAATTTAAATAGCCGTGATTTGGCAGCTAGTTTTTTCACTCTTTATACATCTAACTAGAAGTTACATCTTTATATATATTTTGTTTATAAAAGTTTACATTATTCCAGAAATCACCCCTTAGTTACATATAAGACATGTAACATAAAGAAATTATTTTTAGCTGGAAAGATCGTATGGAGAATCTGTATCAATACTTTCCAGTTTTGCGAGAATTTGAGGCTTAATCTTTTCGTACTCACTTTTGAGTAAGCTTTTACTAATTTGCGGGTCGGCAGAAGATATCAATGTGTTGCTCATAGCAATCCACTCTTGCAGTCGTTGGCGCTGGGCAGAAGCGACGCTGGAAAGTAAGATATGGGTACAGCGATTTGGTGTTTCTCGTGCAAAGAACAACAGACGATAATAACCTGTGTGCTTTAGTAACCGGGCAATTTCAAGACCTAGACTGGTTTTGAGATCGAGGTAGTAAGGTAACCATTTAGCGCCATGTTTGCGGTTGTAGATGACAGTAATCCATAGCAGTATGGGATGGGGAACAGAGATGAAGAGAAATTGGTTATAGCGGGTACAGAGTAAGCGCTTTTGAATTTCCTCTTGCGGTAGCATCACCCACAAAGCTGGTAAAACCTCCCCATTGGTATAAATGGGCTGGGGAAAGACAATATCGGCAACTGGTTTATTGTCAGGCCAGGAAATGCCACGAGCGATTTCATCATTTGACGAGGAAACCCGCGAATCGCCTTTTGTCTTTTGTTCAAGCTCATTGCTCACTCTAGTAGCAGGAACTAGCGCCTGGCTATCTTGCTTAATTTTGCGTGAATGCTCAGGCTTTTCTAGAGATGCTAAAACTTTGAGGATTTCAGTGATACTTTGGGGGCGATCGCGTGGTACTTTAGCTAGACAACCCATCACCAAATTTTCGATTTCTTTTGGTAATTCTAATCGTGGCGCAACCTCAGCAAAAGAACGTGGTTTTTGATAGTGATGTGTTTTATACCATGCTCCAAAAGAGTGAATCTGTGGCACCAGTGGCATTTTGCCTGTGAGCATCTCAAACATCATGACGCCCAAACTATAAATATCAGAACGATTGTCTAATTCTTTACCCTCCATCTGTTCGGGAGAAGAATAAGCCAATGTCCCCAAATAGAATTTTGTATGGTCGCCATCTGACTGTAATAATTTAGCAATACCAAAATCTAGAACCTTGACCAATTCTCCGAAACTGGGATCTTCAATCACCAGCATATTGCTTGGCTTGACATCGCGATGGATAATTGGGCAAATATGTCCCTCAACTGGGATGCCATCATGAGCGCACTGTAAGCCCAGGCTGAGTTGACGCGCCATACTCAAAAATCTTGGTAAAGGCAGCCGTTCCTTGCGAATAATATTGTTCAGGCTTTGTCCTTGTAGGTATTCCATGACGTAGAACGGGGTGTTATTGTCATCTACGCCATAGTCCATGACTCGGACAATGTGGATGCTTTTTTGCCCTAGTAAAGCACAGGTTTTTGCTTCTCGCTCAAAGCGGTCTTGCAATCGCATCTTTTCATTTTGGATTGATAGCGCCAGAAATTTAACCGCAACCGGTACACCTCCCAACAAAGTATCTTTAGCACGATAAACCCGACCCATTGCTCCAGTACCGATTAACTCCTGGAGTTGGTAGCGTTTGCTTAGTAAGCGACCAATGTTGGGGTCTGACATAGAGAATTTGAATCCAAAAGCAGGTTGTAAGTGTTTAGGAAGAAAAGTGCATTGAAACTGATATCTGATTATTGCGCCCATAAATCAATGACTTTCTAGGCTCATACCGTAAGGCAGTTATTCAGATCAAACAAGCAGAAAGGGTAGATTTATAATGACGCTTTGTACCATTTTGCACTTTCATTGTGGTGTAATTTTAGTTTGCCCAATTTTGACTAAATAGATTACTCTATGCCCATTGGTGTCAACTTAACGTAAAAGCCAGCCTAGACAGACCTTTGCTCGATTGCCTCGTTGCCTCGTTAAGAGTCTCTGACTGGGAATGCCATCCTAAAGGCTCCGCCTCCCTTTCTGGCGGCAAAGCCGCAACGATCGGCATTTCCAGCCGGAGGCTGGAAACGAGATTTGAAAAGGGTTTTAGCTTAAGTTGACACCTATGGGCACTGCCGTGCCCCTATGGGTGTACCTCACGTAAACGAGAACTGCATAGGGATAATTAAACATAAGTAGCTAAACAAAATTAACTACACAAAATTAAGCTATAGCAATCCGATTTGATTTCTGAATCACTTGTAGAGGTAAGGGACTGGGGATTGGGGACTGGGGACTGGGAAGAAAGAATAAAGGTGTACTGAGTTTTGTTCAAAAATCAAATATGAGTCCTATATGAAACCCTTATCTACACTAGAATCTCATGTGTAAATAATTCTGTGCGATTACTTACTTATTGCCTTACCAGGTTTTTGACCAAATAATTATTAATTCATAATTCATAATTCATAAATTTTAAAATGGGTACAGCAGCCCACAATGAATTTTTAAATCAGTGGTCAAAAAGACAGCGGAGCATTTCTTAGCTCCCACTGATAGCGCCGGCGGCAAGCGAGTCCTCGTACCCTTACTCTTAAGCAAGCTACGCTTTTAGCCTCTCGTAGAGAGCGTCTTTAAATTATGAATTATGAATTATCAATTATCAATTAGTTTGACCTTCAGGTTGATTCTGACTACGTAAGGATGGATTATTTTTTGAGGAAAAGATGATAGTACTAATTGGTAGTTTTTCGTTCTCTTTGTATGTTATAAGAAATCTCAAAAACTGATTTATTACCCATCACATAGTATTGAATCCGACGTTCGATAATATTGTTCAATCGGGAAATAAAATCATAAAAGAAGTACGGATTTTTAGCCATTTCTGTCAATGCTTTTAGCCATTTACCTTCCTTGAGAGGCTCTACAACTTGAAGGTAAGCTAGATGTTTTTTATACACTGAATTATTATAAGACATAGCACGCATTAAAGCTGGATTTTTTTTCACAACTTCTTGTTGCATGAAAGAATTACTAGCATTCAAATATTGATTTAGACGTGACAATTGGCTTTTATGTACAAGAGATCCGGGGCGTGAGCGGTAAAAATAATAGGGTTTTGGCTCAAGGAAAAAGCGAGCTCCTTTGATTAAGCATTTCATATCAATCC contains:
- a CDS encoding type II toxin-antitoxin system MqsA family antitoxin: MRCVICKHGETQPGLVTVTLERDDCIIVIKKVPAEVCDNCGEYYLSDSITEQVLERAEVAVNNGAEVEIIRYAA
- a CDS encoding serine/threonine-protein kinase — protein: MSDPNIGRLLSKRYQLQELIGTGAMGRVYRAKDTLLGGVPVAVKFLALSIQNEKMRLQDRFEREAKTCALLGQKSIHIVRVMDYGVDDNNTPFYVMEYLQGQSLNNIIRKERLPLPRFLSMARQLSLGLQCAHDGIPVEGHICPIIHRDVKPSNMLVIEDPSFGELVKVLDFGIAKLLQSDGDHTKFYLGTLAYSSPEQMEGKELDNRSDIYSLGVMMFEMLTGKMPLVPQIHSFGAWYKTHHYQKPRSFAEVAPRLELPKEIENLVMGCLAKVPRDRPQSITEILKVLASLEKPEHSRKIKQDSQALVPATRVSNELEQKTKGDSRVSSSNDEIARGISWPDNKPVADIVFPQPIYTNGEVLPALWVMLPQEEIQKRLLCTRYNQFLFISVPHPILLWITVIYNRKHGAKWLPYYLDLKTSLGLEIARLLKHTGYYRLLFFARETPNRCTHILLSSVASAQRQRLQEWIAMSNTLISSADPQISKSLLKSEYEKIKPQILAKLESIDTDSPYDLSS
- a CDS encoding DUF4258 domain-containing protein, producing the protein MSESSFSRHAIQQMFYRRISKKEVESVIVYGEVIEENLDDTPFPSYLIFDFVEGKPIHVVCSYDESTDTGYIVTAYIPDPNIWSNDFRNRIQKL
- a CDS encoding UPF0175 family protein; the encoded protein is MSLTISDEILNSSRMTASELLVEIAVMLFQQERVSLGKASKIAEMNYVEFQQLLAQRNISIHYDVEEFEEDIKTLQETGWL
- a CDS encoding DUF6825 family protein → MSNPLVQAFFVGRAVAEVVNERLEVALTDALSDLGKFDAEAREQLRQFTDEVLERANRAAEAANGGQSTTGTRQGTSDSGDLQADIDELRAEIALLRTELQHYRRTSA
- a CDS encoding Stp1/IreP family PP2C-type Ser/Thr phosphatase — translated: MKLNFTGFSDPGLIRSNNQDAYYIDPQGRFFVVADGMGGHAGGEEASRIATTEIQAYLLANWQSPKSSQELLEQALWGANEAILHDQQNHPERADMGTTVVAVIFRAPETPWCAHVGDSRLYRFRESHLEQVTEDHTWVARAIKIGDITLDEARSHPFRHVLSRCLGREDLHQIDVQPLDVKAGDRFLLCSDGLTEELVEHKIASCLQDTPWLDKAAISLVEAAKDQGGHDNITVIIVSLD
- a CDS encoding NblA/ycf18 family protein; the encoded protein is MNQPMKLSLEQQFSICSFATQVQNMSHDQAKDFLVKLYEQMVVREATYQELLKHQWGLDSGSTMA
- a CDS encoding ABC1 kinase family protein — translated: MEQGYSDKAYRWNREKYSSRRRFVDIWSFVLTLLFKLWRYNKSWSYPGGVTEAKQATRRKTQAVWIRNTLLDLGPTFIKVGQLFSTRADIFPVEYVEELAKLQDKVPAFSYEQVEATIERELGKKIPELFHNFEPIPLAAASLGQVHKAVLHSGESVVVKVQRPGLKKLFEIDLQILKGITRYFQNHPKWGRGRDWLGIYEECCRILWEEIDYLNEGRNADTFRRNFRGYDWVNVPKVYWRYASSRVLTLEYLPGIKISQYEALEAAGLDRKAIARQGAQAYLLQLLNSGFFHADPHPGNIAISATGALIFYDFGMMGRIKSNVREGLMQTLFGIAQKDGDRVVQSLIDLGAIAPTDDMGPVRRSVQYMLDHFMDKPFENQSVAAISDDLYEIAYNQPFRFPATFTFVMRAFSTLEGVGKGLDPEFNFMEVAKPYAMQLMTDMNGSEGNSFINELSRQAAQVSSTAFGLPRRLEDTLEKLERGDMRLRVRSIETERLLRRQSSIQLSISYALLISAFTLSATILVVTNYAWWALAPGLIAAGLSVILIRLLLRLDRYDRMY
- a CDS encoding DUF433 domain-containing protein, with amino-acid sequence MSTKNIAEYFNFLSSEDIRLKDSRIGIETILYEYIDCGRSPEEIAQIYQTISLEQVYATILYYLQNKETVSAYIKNWIEHGHRIREEQRLNPPPVSEKLRQLRIERQANVKI